From Mycolicibacterium fluoranthenivorans, one genomic window encodes:
- a CDS encoding NAD(P)/FAD-dependent oxidoreductase: protein MTETADVVIVGGGLEGAAAAWALSQRGVTDVFVAERNTVGSGMTGKSSGIVRCHYGVSSLAAMATVGLEVFESAEEIFGNDIGFRQTGYVVGVGAPNVENLRKSLAAQREVGVQTEEIDASDVAAMWPWADLEPFAAFGWEARGGYGDAYQTAQAFSVSARAAGVRVRQGTEVTALLTDGDKVTGVRLADGTEVCAGTVVIATGVWTRPLLAPYGIDVPIEVHREQIMMIKPGVDLGQVPVFSDLVSLQYIRPEPNGELLFGNSDLMALDIADPDGYSNRADDAFVDLTVDKLSTRFPGLTDAAIASSYAGCYDVTPDWNPVISRTGIDGLIVAAGFSGHGFKIAPAVGRLVADLVIDGRSTDPRIPETDFRLSRFAEEDLLRSPYPYVGAGEMR from the coding sequence ATGACCGAGACCGCAGATGTCGTGATCGTCGGCGGCGGACTGGAGGGGGCCGCTGCGGCGTGGGCGTTGAGCCAACGCGGGGTCACCGATGTCTTTGTGGCCGAACGCAATACCGTCGGCTCGGGGATGACCGGGAAGTCCAGCGGCATCGTGCGCTGCCACTACGGGGTCAGCTCGCTCGCCGCGATGGCCACCGTCGGCCTGGAGGTGTTCGAGAGCGCCGAGGAGATCTTCGGCAACGACATCGGGTTCCGGCAGACCGGCTATGTCGTCGGAGTCGGCGCGCCGAACGTCGAGAACCTGCGCAAAAGCCTGGCCGCCCAACGTGAGGTGGGCGTACAGACCGAGGAGATCGACGCCTCGGACGTCGCGGCGATGTGGCCGTGGGCCGACCTGGAGCCGTTCGCCGCGTTCGGCTGGGAAGCCCGGGGCGGCTACGGCGACGCCTACCAGACCGCGCAGGCCTTCTCGGTGTCCGCACGCGCCGCGGGTGTGCGGGTCCGCCAAGGCACCGAGGTCACCGCGTTGCTCACCGACGGCGACAAGGTCACCGGCGTGCGCCTGGCCGACGGCACCGAGGTCTGCGCCGGCACCGTCGTCATCGCGACCGGGGTGTGGACCCGTCCGCTCCTGGCGCCCTACGGGATCGACGTGCCCATCGAGGTGCACCGGGAACAGATCATGATGATCAAACCCGGCGTCGACCTCGGGCAGGTCCCGGTGTTCTCCGATCTGGTCTCCCTGCAGTACATCCGCCCGGAACCCAACGGGGAGCTGCTGTTCGGGAACTCCGATCTGATGGCACTGGACATCGCCGATCCCGACGGGTATTCCAACCGCGCCGATGACGCCTTCGTCGACCTGACCGTCGACAAGCTCAGCACCCGGTTCCCCGGTCTTACCGACGCCGCCATCGCCAGCAGCTACGCGGGCTGTTACGACGTCACGCCGGACTGGAATCCGGTCATCTCACGCACCGGAATCGACGGGCTCATCGTGGCCGCCGGATTCAGCGGGCATGGCTTCAAGATCGCCCCGGCCGTGGGGCGGCTGGTCGCCGATCTCGTCATCGACGGTCGCAGCACCGACCCGCGCATCCCGGAGACCGATTTCCGGTTGTCCCGGTTTGCCGAGGAGGATCTGCTCAGAAGCCCCTACCCGTACGTCGGCGCGGGCGAGATGCGCTAG
- a CDS encoding glutamine amidotransferase: MCGIVGLHLRTPELYPRLGELLTGMLCEMSDRGSDSAGVAVYGDPAWSPPGRGCVSVTDIEKAPDLGPDVAVVQVDSTYILTADTPSEELLTRVRAAYPDALIAGFGADLAVLKGVGNPRTLTEGWGLAKAQGWQGVGHTRMATESAVTPSGCHPYTVGPQQCLVHNGSFANHATIRRELRRAGVEFDSENDTEVGARFVAKALADGRDVEGALKDLLASFDGFYTLLVSDRDSFAVVRDAIACKPAVIAETPGWVAMASEYRALAGLPGVDEAKIWEPEPEVVYAWKK; encoded by the coding sequence ATGTGTGGCATCGTGGGGTTACACCTACGCACACCGGAGCTCTATCCCCGGCTGGGCGAACTGCTCACCGGAATGCTGTGCGAAATGTCGGACCGCGGGTCGGATTCGGCCGGGGTGGCCGTCTACGGCGACCCGGCGTGGTCACCGCCGGGCCGGGGGTGCGTATCGGTGACCGATATCGAGAAGGCCCCGGACCTGGGCCCGGATGTTGCTGTCGTACAGGTTGATTCGACTTACATCCTGACCGCCGACACACCGTCGGAGGAACTGCTCACCCGGGTACGGGCGGCCTACCCGGACGCGTTGATCGCAGGGTTCGGAGCCGATCTGGCCGTGCTCAAGGGTGTCGGCAATCCACGTACCCTGACCGAGGGCTGGGGGCTGGCCAAGGCCCAGGGCTGGCAGGGTGTCGGACACACCAGGATGGCCACCGAGTCGGCCGTCACCCCGTCGGGCTGCCATCCCTACACCGTCGGCCCGCAGCAGTGCCTGGTGCACAACGGATCGTTCGCCAACCACGCCACCATCCGGCGCGAACTACGCAGGGCTGGCGTCGAATTCGACAGCGAGAACGACACCGAGGTCGGCGCCCGATTCGTCGCCAAAGCGCTGGCCGACGGGCGGGACGTGGAAGGCGCGCTGAAGGACCTCCTCGCGTCCTTTGACGGCTTCTACACGCTGCTGGTGTCCGATCGGGATTCGTTCGCGGTGGTGCGCGACGCGATCGCCTGCAAACCGGCGGTCATCGCCGAGACACCCGGCTGGGTGGCGATGGCCAGTGAGTACCGCGCGCTGGCCGGTCTGCCCGGTGTCGATGAAGCCAAGATCTGGGAACCGGAACCGGAGGTTGTGTACGCATGGAAAAAGTAG
- the leuA gene encoding 2-isopropylmalate synthase, translating to MNSPDAYTSARTITTPAGPRRAGQPAWNTQRTSTMPVNRYRSFAAEVPGGQPAAPFDRTWPDTVVTHAPGWCAVDLRDGNQALIDPMSPARKRRMFDLLVRMGYKEIEVGFPSASQTDYDFVREIIEQGAIPDDVTIQVLTQCRPELIAKTFEACAGAPQAIVHFYNSTSILQRRVVFRADRDAVKKIATDGARMCVDEAQKYPETRWRFEYSPESYTGTELEYAVDVCNAVAEIVKPTPEWPLIINLPATVEMATPNVYADSIEWMSRHLSPRESIILSLHPHNDRGTGVAAAELGYQAGADRIEGCLFGNGERTGNVCLVTLGLNLFSRGVDPQIDFSNIDEIRRTVEYCNQLPVHERHPYGGDLVYTAFSGSHQDAINKGLDQMKVDADDIGSDIDDILWQVPYLPIDPKDVGRTYEAVIRVNSQSGKGGVAYIMKADHGLVLPRRLQIEFSKAIQAITDGEGGEVSPKAIWDVFADEYLAPITPLERMRQKVDAAEVDGGTDTITAVVKVDGVEREIVGAGNGPLAAFCDALGAIGYDVNVLDYSEHAMSSGEEAQAAAYVEASIGGKTVWGVGIATSITTASLRAVVSAVNRAARD from the coding sequence ATGAACAGCCCAGACGCCTACACCTCTGCCCGCACCATCACCACGCCCGCCGGCCCGCGCCGTGCCGGCCAGCCCGCCTGGAACACCCAGCGCACATCGACGATGCCGGTCAACCGGTACCGCAGTTTCGCCGCTGAAGTCCCAGGTGGACAGCCCGCAGCCCCCTTCGACCGCACCTGGCCCGACACCGTCGTCACCCACGCCCCCGGTTGGTGCGCCGTGGACCTGCGCGACGGCAATCAGGCCCTGATCGACCCGATGAGCCCGGCGCGCAAGCGCCGGATGTTCGACCTGCTGGTACGGATGGGCTACAAGGAGATCGAGGTCGGCTTCCCGTCGGCCAGCCAGACCGATTACGACTTCGTCCGCGAGATCATCGAGCAGGGCGCCATCCCTGACGATGTCACCATCCAGGTGCTGACCCAGTGCCGGCCCGAGCTGATCGCCAAGACGTTCGAGGCCTGCGCGGGCGCCCCGCAGGCCATCGTGCACTTCTACAACTCGACCTCGATCCTGCAGCGGCGGGTGGTGTTCCGCGCCGACCGGGACGCGGTGAAGAAGATCGCCACCGACGGCGCCCGCATGTGCGTCGACGAGGCGCAGAAGTACCCGGAAACGCGGTGGCGCTTCGAGTACTCGCCGGAGTCCTACACCGGCACCGAGCTGGAGTACGCCGTCGACGTCTGCAACGCGGTGGCCGAGATCGTCAAGCCCACCCCCGAGTGGCCACTGATCATCAACCTGCCCGCCACCGTCGAGATGGCGACCCCGAACGTCTACGCCGATTCGATCGAGTGGATGAGCCGTCACCTGTCGCCGCGGGAGTCGATCATCCTGAGCCTGCACCCGCACAATGACCGCGGGACCGGTGTCGCCGCAGCGGAATTGGGCTATCAGGCCGGTGCGGACCGGATCGAGGGCTGCCTGTTCGGCAACGGCGAGCGCACCGGCAATGTCTGCCTGGTGACCCTGGGGCTGAACCTGTTCTCCCGCGGGGTGGATCCGCAGATCGACTTCTCCAACATCGACGAGATCCGCCGCACCGTGGAGTACTGCAACCAACTGCCGGTGCACGAACGGCATCCCTACGGCGGTGATCTGGTGTACACCGCCTTCTCCGGCAGCCACCAGGACGCCATCAACAAGGGCCTGGATCAGATGAAGGTCGATGCGGACGATATCGGCTCGGATATCGACGACATCCTGTGGCAGGTGCCCTATCTGCCCATCGACCCCAAGGACGTCGGGCGCACCTACGAGGCCGTCATCCGGGTGAATTCGCAGTCCGGCAAGGGCGGGGTGGCCTACATCATGAAGGCCGACCACGGTTTGGTGCTGCCCCGGCGGCTGCAGATCGAGTTCTCCAAAGCCATCCAGGCGATCACCGACGGTGAAGGTGGCGAGGTCTCACCCAAGGCCATCTGGGATGTCTTCGCCGACGAATACCTGGCGCCGATCACACCGCTGGAGCGCATGCGCCAGAAGGTGGACGCCGCCGAGGTCGACGGCGGTACCGACACCATCACCGCGGTGGTGAAGGTCGACGGGGTCGAACGCGAGATCGTCGGCGCCGGCAACGGCCCGCTGGCCGCGTTCTGCGACGCCCTGGGCGCCATCGGCTACGACGTGAACGTGCTGGACTACTCCGAGCACGCCATGTCCTCGGGTGAAGAGGCCCAGGCCGCCGCTTATGTCGAGGCGTCCATCGGCGGCAAGACCGTCTGGGGTGTGGGTATCGCGACGTCGATCACAACTGCGTCACTGCGGGCTGTGGTATCCGCCGTGAACCGCGCCGCGCGTGATTGA
- a CDS encoding helix-turn-helix domain-containing protein, producing the protein MTSAVRPARHVNGVPVYEYSPATHQDPVVVIRSLPDNVLQKSRHIHDFPLLTYVAESSSVYVVAAGEPIDPVWIRNTPDVAVVFFDAAALGDSTRSPWPSWRGHPLLFPFLHGDAGGILHLQLPPDRKPFWDNTIDSMDAELTVRGEGYRQAVLAHLTLLLIDLARMTGDVVADLRRSGEPLIADVFAVIERRIGEPLSLSDVAAELGLTPGHLTTVVRRRTGRTVQEWIIERRMTEARALLAGTDLPVAEIARRVGVGDPGYFARLFHRRHGVPPRRWRGGTSAN; encoded by the coding sequence ATGACCTCGGCTGTCCGACCTGCTCGGCACGTCAACGGTGTGCCGGTCTACGAGTACTCCCCGGCGACCCACCAGGACCCGGTCGTGGTGATCCGGTCACTGCCCGACAACGTTCTGCAGAAGAGCCGCCATATCCACGATTTTCCGCTCCTGACCTATGTCGCGGAGAGCAGTTCCGTGTACGTCGTCGCAGCGGGCGAACCGATCGACCCGGTGTGGATCCGGAATACACCCGACGTGGCCGTGGTGTTCTTCGACGCCGCCGCACTCGGTGACAGCACCCGTTCGCCGTGGCCGTCCTGGCGCGGACATCCCCTGCTGTTCCCGTTCTTGCACGGCGATGCCGGCGGAATCCTGCACCTGCAGCTTCCGCCGGATCGGAAGCCATTCTGGGACAACACCATCGACTCGATGGATGCAGAACTCACGGTCCGCGGCGAGGGTTACCGGCAAGCGGTCCTGGCCCACCTCACCCTGCTGCTGATCGACCTGGCCCGCATGACCGGTGACGTGGTGGCCGATCTGCGCCGCAGCGGTGAGCCCTTGATCGCCGATGTCTTCGCCGTCATCGAACGGCGTATCGGCGAACCCCTGTCCTTGAGCGACGTGGCCGCCGAACTCGGATTGACCCCCGGGCATCTGACCACCGTGGTGCGCCGCCGGACCGGGCGCACGGTACAAGAGTGGATCATCGAACGGCGGATGACCGAGGCTCGCGCCCTGCTCGCCGGGACGGACCTGCCCGTCGCCGAGATCGCCCGCCGTGTCGGTGTCGGCGACCCGGGTTACTTCGCCCGACTGTTCCACCGCCGGCACGGCGTACCGCCGCGGCGTTGGCGGGGCGGTACGAGCGCAAACTGA
- a CDS encoding TetR/AcrR family transcriptional regulator, translated as MPPNPHRRAVLLDAAIDILGEMGAGGLTHRAVDERAGQPAGTTSNYFRTRMALLEATAARLVELQWQHVGLLQNGLGTLNRETLATMMTAMVTDLGGSNGRRQLARYELFNEGVRRPELRPLLSEMQSAALKSASLLLAAAGLAVTDEQVGELARLLNGLAYSNLTFIADQPGASDLAGLVERMLTAVLGQSERN; from the coding sequence ATGCCGCCGAATCCGCACCGCCGCGCCGTGCTGCTCGATGCCGCGATCGACATCCTGGGCGAGATGGGCGCCGGCGGGCTCACCCACCGCGCGGTCGACGAGCGGGCGGGACAGCCCGCCGGCACGACCTCGAACTACTTCAGGACCAGGATGGCCCTGCTGGAGGCGACGGCCGCGCGCCTCGTGGAACTGCAGTGGCAGCACGTCGGCCTGCTGCAGAACGGGTTGGGAACGCTGAACCGGGAGACGCTGGCCACGATGATGACGGCCATGGTCACCGATCTCGGCGGCTCGAACGGGCGACGGCAACTGGCCCGGTACGAACTGTTCAACGAGGGCGTGCGGCGGCCCGAGCTGCGGCCGTTGTTGAGTGAGATGCAGTCGGCGGCATTGAAGTCCGCATCGCTACTGCTGGCCGCCGCGGGGCTGGCGGTGACCGACGAGCAGGTGGGGGAACTCGCCCGGTTGCTCAACGGGTTGGCCTACAGCAACCTGACGTTCATCGCCGACCAGCCCGGCGCGTCCGATCTTGCCGGGCTGGTCGAGCGGATGCTGACTGCCGTACTCGGGCAGTCGGAGCGAAACTAG
- a CDS encoding protein glxC has protein sequence MEKVGATLSVESFDLRTSPLREVNSALHQLGIEGDFLIAHPDGAHNVAVGLNAPVQVRIEGHVGYYAAGMNQLADVTIAGNAGTGVAENMMSGTVRVTGNASQSAGATAHGGLLVIEGDAAARCGISMKGVDIVVGGNIGHMSAFMAQAGRLVVRGDAGEALGDSIYEARIYVRGKVASLGADCIAKPMRPEHHAELAELLAAAGYADDTSAYTRYGSARNLYHFHVDNSASY, from the coding sequence ATGGAAAAAGTAGGGGCCACGCTATCGGTCGAGTCTTTCGATCTGCGCACCTCACCGTTGCGCGAGGTCAACTCGGCGCTGCACCAACTCGGGATCGAAGGTGACTTCCTCATCGCCCATCCCGACGGCGCCCACAATGTCGCCGTCGGACTCAACGCACCGGTGCAGGTGCGCATCGAGGGACACGTCGGCTACTACGCCGCGGGAATGAACCAGCTCGCCGACGTCACCATCGCCGGTAACGCCGGCACCGGGGTGGCCGAGAACATGATGAGCGGCACGGTGCGGGTCACCGGCAACGCGTCGCAGTCCGCCGGGGCCACCGCGCACGGCGGCCTGCTGGTGATCGAAGGTGACGCGGCGGCCCGCTGCGGTATCTCGATGAAAGGCGTCGATATCGTGGTCGGCGGCAACATCGGCCACATGAGCGCCTTCATGGCCCAGGCGGGGCGACTGGTGGTACGCGGCGATGCCGGTGAGGCCCTGGGGGATTCGATCTACGAGGCCCGGATCTACGTGCGCGGCAAGGTCGCATCGCTGGGCGCGGACTGCATCGCCAAACCCATGCGTCCCGAACATCATGCCGAACTGGCCGAGCTACTCGCTGCGGCCGGCTACGCCGACGACACCTCCGCGTACACCCGGTACGGATCGGCACGCAACCTCTACCACTTCCACGTCGACAACTCTGCGAGCTACTAA
- a CDS encoding class I SAM-dependent methyltransferase encodes MSNDHPNSVAKTWGNRHDYLPAAGHDLLLPVYDLLTRVLGMPPAYDMLVAQAQLFAGARVLDIGCGTGNLTIRARRAESAVQITGIDPDPRALEKARKKAPDVTFERGYAQELPFVDGSFDRVLSSMMLHHLDPEMRRAALGEAYRVLRPGGSVHIVDVVGRHLSVAHADGELPGLLREAGFDCADLGSRRLRLVGPVAFFRGTRA; translated from the coding sequence ATGAGCAATGATCATCCGAATTCGGTCGCCAAGACGTGGGGAAACCGACACGACTACCTGCCCGCCGCCGGGCACGATCTGCTGTTACCCGTCTATGACCTGCTCACCCGCGTCCTCGGCATGCCGCCCGCCTACGACATGTTGGTGGCCCAAGCGCAACTGTTCGCAGGTGCGCGCGTACTCGACATCGGTTGCGGTACGGGAAATCTCACCATCAGGGCGAGACGGGCCGAGTCGGCCGTGCAGATCACCGGTATCGATCCGGATCCCCGGGCGCTGGAAAAGGCGCGGAAGAAGGCTCCGGACGTCACCTTCGAGCGTGGTTATGCGCAGGAACTACCGTTTGTCGACGGGTCGTTCGATCGAGTGCTGTCGTCGATGATGTTGCACCACCTGGATCCCGAGATGCGCAGGGCCGCGCTGGGCGAGGCGTACCGGGTGCTGCGGCCCGGAGGCAGCGTTCACATCGTCGATGTGGTGGGCCGGCACCTCTCGGTCGCCCATGCCGATGGCGAACTGCCCGGTCTGCTGCGCGAGGCCGGTTTCGACTGCGCCGATCTGGGTTCCCGGCGGCTGCGCCTGGTGGGTCCGGTCGCCTTCTTTCGGGGTACCCGGGCATAG
- a CDS encoding FMN-binding glutamate synthase family protein has protein sequence MTSVDDRARLGLRESATFDRPTIAAIQRAAETGIYDIRGWGAKRPLPHFDDLLFLGASMSRYPLEGYRERCGTDVVLGDRHAKHPLHLDIPVTIAGMSFGALSGPAKEALGRGASEAGTSTTTGDGGMTPEERGQSKNLVYQYLPSRYGMNPDDLRKADAIEVVLGQGAKPGGGGMLLGQKISPRVAGMRTLPEGIDQRSACRHPDWTGPDDLTIKINELREITDWEKPIYVKVGATRTYYDVKLAVHAGADVVVVDGMQGGTAATQEVFIEHVGIPTLAAVPQAVQALSELGVHRKVQLIVSGGIRSGADVAKALALGADAVAIGTAALIALGDNHPRYGAEYEKLGSAAGFYDDFQDGRDPAGISTQDPELAARFDPIEGGRRLANYLRVLTMEAQTIARACGKAHVTHLEPEDLVAVTIEAAAMARVPLAGTNWIPGS, from the coding sequence ATGACTTCAGTTGATGACCGGGCCCGACTGGGCCTGCGCGAGTCCGCCACCTTCGACCGCCCCACCATCGCCGCCATCCAGCGGGCCGCCGAGACGGGGATCTACGACATCCGGGGCTGGGGCGCCAAGAGGCCGCTTCCCCATTTCGACGACCTGCTGTTCCTGGGTGCGTCGATGTCGCGCTACCCCTTGGAGGGTTACCGGGAGCGCTGCGGCACCGATGTGGTGCTCGGCGACCGGCATGCCAAACACCCCCTGCATCTGGACATCCCGGTCACCATCGCGGGTATGAGCTTCGGGGCGCTGTCCGGGCCGGCCAAGGAGGCACTGGGCCGCGGCGCCAGCGAAGCGGGTACCTCCACCACCACCGGTGACGGCGGGATGACGCCCGAGGAACGCGGCCAGAGCAAGAACCTGGTCTACCAGTACCTTCCGTCGCGCTACGGGATGAACCCCGACGACCTACGCAAGGCCGATGCCATCGAGGTGGTGCTGGGCCAGGGGGCCAAACCCGGTGGCGGTGGAATGTTGTTGGGGCAGAAGATCTCCCCGCGGGTGGCCGGCATGCGCACGCTGCCCGAGGGTATCGACCAGCGCAGCGCCTGCCGGCATCCGGACTGGACCGGGCCCGATGATCTGACCATCAAGATCAACGAGTTGCGCGAGATCACCGACTGGGAGAAGCCCATCTACGTCAAGGTCGGGGCCACCCGCACCTACTACGACGTCAAACTCGCGGTGCACGCCGGCGCCGACGTGGTGGTGGTCGACGGGATGCAGGGCGGCACCGCCGCCACCCAGGAGGTGTTCATCGAACACGTCGGTATCCCCACCCTGGCCGCGGTCCCGCAGGCGGTGCAGGCACTCTCCGAGCTGGGGGTGCACAGAAAGGTGCAACTGATCGTCTCCGGCGGCATCCGGTCCGGCGCCGACGTGGCCAAGGCGCTGGCACTGGGTGCCGACGCGGTGGCCATCGGCACCGCGGCGCTGATCGCCCTCGGCGACAACCATCCCCGCTACGGCGCCGAGTACGAAAAGCTGGGCAGCGCGGCCGGTTTCTACGACGACTTCCAGGACGGCCGCGACCCCGCCGGGATCAGCACTCAGGACCCCGAACTCGCCGCACGCTTCGATCCGATCGAGGGTGGCCGGCGGCTGGCCAACTACCTGCGGGTGTTGACCATGGAGGCCCAGACCATCGCGCGGGCCTGCGGCAAGGCCCATGTCACACATCTGGAACCCGAGGATCTGGTGGCCGTCACCATCGAGGCCGCCGCCATGGCCCGGGTACCGCTGGCCGGTACGAACTGGATACCGGGCTCATGA
- a CDS encoding helix-turn-helix domain-containing protein — protein MSDVPLLRNSGIARDRDPQAPPDDLEFEAAIGRNVRQLRLAQGLTVAEMAARVGISKAMLSKIENAQTSCSLSTLALLAKGLDVPVTSLFRGADVERPAAFVKSGTGARIVRNGTKEGHEYQLLSSLRGEHKRLECLHVTLSEKSRTYPLFQHPGTEFIFMLEGVMDYSHSRSVYRLHPGDSLQMDGEGAHGPVDLVALPIRFLSVIAFPDTQV, from the coding sequence ATGAGTGACGTCCCACTGCTCCGTAACTCCGGCATCGCCCGGGACCGGGATCCGCAGGCGCCGCCCGATGACCTCGAGTTCGAGGCCGCCATCGGGCGCAATGTGCGCCAGCTGCGGTTGGCCCAGGGGTTGACCGTCGCGGAGATGGCGGCCCGGGTGGGTATCTCCAAGGCGATGCTGTCCAAGATCGAGAACGCCCAGACCTCCTGCAGCCTGTCCACGCTTGCGTTGCTGGCCAAGGGTCTCGACGTGCCGGTGACCAGCCTGTTCCGCGGGGCCGACGTCGAGCGCCCGGCCGCCTTCGTGAAGTCGGGCACCGGGGCGCGCATCGTGCGCAACGGCACCAAGGAGGGGCATGAGTACCAGCTGCTGAGCTCGCTGCGCGGCGAGCACAAGCGGCTGGAGTGCCTGCACGTCACGCTGAGCGAGAAGAGCCGGACCTATCCGCTGTTCCAGCATCCGGGTACGGAGTTCATCTTCATGCTCGAGGGGGTCATGGATTACAGCCACAGCCGGTCGGTGTACCGGTTGCACCCGGGTGACTCACTGCAGATGGACGGCGAGGGAGCGCACGGCCCGGTGGATCTGGTGGCGCTACCGATCCGGTTCCTCTCGGTGATCGCGTTCCCCGACACCCAGGTCTGA
- a CDS encoding SHOCT domain-containing protein, whose protein sequence is MDWGSTWDFLWHFLIIFAWIAYLLVLFQILTDLFWRDHKTSGFAKAIWVILLIVFPWLTALVYLIARGNGMAERAREAAAAAKKQTDDYIREAAGRSPAEEIAHAKELLDAGTISQSEFDALKTKALS, encoded by the coding sequence ATGGACTGGGGTTCAACATGGGATTTCCTGTGGCACTTCCTGATCATCTTCGCCTGGATCGCGTACCTGCTCGTGCTGTTCCAGATCCTCACGGACCTGTTCTGGCGTGACCACAAGACATCCGGTTTCGCCAAGGCGATCTGGGTGATCCTGCTGATCGTCTTCCCGTGGCTGACGGCACTGGTGTACCTCATCGCCCGTGGCAACGGTATGGCCGAACGAGCCCGCGAAGCCGCCGCGGCCGCCAAGAAGCAGACCGACGACTACATCCGGGAAGCCGCGGGCCGCTCCCCGGCCGAAGAGATCGCGCACGCCAAGGAACTGCTGGACGCCGGCACCATCAGCCAGAGTGAGTTCGACGCACTGAAGACCAAGGCGCTCAGCTAG
- the glnT gene encoding type III glutamate--ammonia ligase, whose protein sequence is MPPDLATLAEQSGTRFILALFVDLRGKPCAKLVPVEAVDQLATEGVGFAGYAVGAMGQEPKDPDLMAIPDPASFTPIPFIKEGLALVHCDPHVEGKPWPYAPRVILKGLIQRAADAGFEPWVGAEVEYFLLRRDAGGNLVTADTADTAAQPCYDARGVTRMYDHLTSISTAMNALGWSNYANDHEDGNGQFEQNFEFADALTTADRVITLRYLLSMIATERDMVATFMPKPFADRTGNGLHLHMSLTSAGIPVFPAQEDPRGLGLSDTAYGFIGGILDHACALQAVVAPTVNSYKRTGATTTSSGASWAPRKPSYGGNDRTHYIRVPDNQRVELRGGDGSANPYLAIAASLGAGIDGIKRSLDPGAVGAQGPSTLPPTLLHAIDELEADPVITGVLDAAGEGVATYFAGVKRDEFFAYHGTVAPWEVDSYLTAF, encoded by the coding sequence ATGCCGCCCGATCTTGCCACCCTGGCCGAGCAATCCGGCACCCGATTCATTCTCGCGCTGTTCGTCGACCTACGCGGAAAGCCCTGCGCCAAACTGGTTCCCGTCGAGGCCGTCGACCAACTGGCCACCGAGGGAGTCGGGTTCGCCGGGTACGCCGTCGGTGCCATGGGCCAGGAGCCCAAGGACCCCGATCTGATGGCGATTCCCGACCCGGCGTCGTTCACCCCGATCCCGTTCATCAAAGAGGGTCTGGCGCTGGTGCACTGCGATCCGCACGTGGAGGGCAAGCCGTGGCCGTACGCGCCGCGGGTCATCCTCAAGGGCTTGATCCAGCGGGCCGCCGACGCCGGTTTCGAGCCCTGGGTGGGTGCGGAGGTGGAGTACTTCCTGCTGCGCCGTGACGCCGGCGGCAACCTGGTCACCGCCGACACCGCCGATACCGCGGCCCAACCCTGTTACGACGCACGGGGTGTCACGCGGATGTACGACCACCTGACCTCGATCTCCACCGCGATGAACGCACTGGGCTGGTCCAACTACGCCAACGACCACGAGGACGGCAACGGCCAGTTCGAGCAGAACTTCGAGTTCGCCGACGCGCTGACCACGGCCGACCGGGTGATCACGCTGCGCTACCTGTTGTCGATGATCGCCACCGAGCGCGACATGGTCGCCACGTTCATGCCCAAGCCGTTCGCCGATCGCACCGGCAACGGACTGCACCTGCACATGTCGCTCACCAGCGCGGGGATCCCGGTGTTCCCGGCCCAGGAGGACCCGCGGGGCCTGGGTCTGTCCGATACCGCGTACGGGTTCATCGGCGGCATCCTGGACCACGCCTGCGCACTGCAGGCCGTGGTGGCCCCCACCGTCAACTCCTACAAACGCACCGGTGCCACCACCACCTCGTCGGGGGCATCGTGGGCTCCGCGCAAGCCCAGCTACGGCGGCAACGACCGCACCCACTACATCCGGGTGCCCGACAACCAGCGCGTCGAACTGCGGGGCGGCGACGGCTCGGCCAATCCGTACCTGGCGATCGCGGCGTCGCTCGGCGCCGGCATCGACGGCATCAAGCGCAGCCTCGACCCCGGTGCCGTGGGCGCGCAGGGCCCGTCGACCTTGCCGCCCACCTTGCTGCACGCCATCGACGAACTGGAGGCCGACCCGGTGATCACCGGGGTACTCGACGCCGCCGGCGAGGGCGTCGCGACCTACTTCGCCGGCGTCAAACGTGACGAGTTCTTCGCCTACCACGGCACCGTCGCGCCGTGGGAAGTCGATTCCTATCTGACCGCGTTCTGA